CGGTCGCATAGGTCAGCGAGACCTCGCGCGGCAGAGCGGCCGATTCGGCCCGCCCCTCGCCATCGAGATAGGAGGCGGTGGCCTCGACCAAACCCATGCCTTCGCGGAACAGCTGCATGAACGCGTCAGACTTGACGAAGCTGCGCGCAAACGGGATCGCGCCATCGTCGGCCTCGGGCCTCAGCATCGTCAAATCGGTCATCCCATGTCTCCAATCGGCACAGTGGCGCGCGATCGAAGGACGCGACGCCGGACTGGCCGGGACATCGCAAGGATAACGCCATCACTCTGTCGGCGCCGCGGTAACATATCATTAAGGTTAACGGTGCCATGGTCCGGCCCGGTGGCGCCCCGCCCTTGCCCGATAATCCGGGCAGCAGACCAAAAAAAGAGCCGCCCCGAAGGCGGCTCGAAGGTCAACAGGGAGGCGTCAAACAGAGTGGGCAGGAGCCACTCGACATCCAGACAAACTGGATGATGCGATTCATACTTTGGAATCGTTAAGCGGCCGTTAACGCCGCCCGAAAATGCGACAAATTCGAACGATCCTGACGCATTCCAGAATCTCAGCGCGTCACCGTCAGCTTCAGGCCGAAACGCTCGCTGACGAAGCGCTCGCCGAGCGAATAGCGATAGGTGCCTCCCAGGCTGACGCTGGGCGCGATCTCGCGCCGGATCTCGATGCTGTGGCCACCGAGCACCGTGACCGGCGCCTGCATGATCACGGTGGTCTGCGGCCAACGGAGCTGGAAGGCTGCGAGCGGCTTGCCGCCATCCTCGCGCAGCCCGATCCTGGCAGTGTCCTCAACGGCGAGAGCCGGCATGGCGGCGAGCAAGGCTATGGCGAGTGCGACGAGGCGCATCGTCTTGTCTCCTGTCGAAAGCAGGCGCGCGATCGGGGACGGCGTGCAGCCGTCTCTCCGCTCGTTTCCACCTGTTGTCATTGTCGGAAGCGGCCCCGGCCGAGACGTTGCGTCGGCGCGGGCGGGCGGCGTTCGGCCGCCTTCTGTCCACGTCCTCAGGATAGGCGCTTCGGCTCGCGCTGCGAAGATGAATATCCGTTCATCGGCTGGTGCATCTTGTCGCGTGGCGGGAAGGACTCACCCGCCAGCGGAAATGCCGCCCTGCCCGTTGCCGCTCTTGACCGCCGCGGTTTCGCCTCAGGCCTTCTTGAAGAAGGCGTCGGCTGCCGAGCGCGAGGCCGACTTCTTCTCGCGCGCTTCCTTCAGCCGCTCGATCTCCGCTTCCAGAACCGCGATCCGCTCGCTGAGTTCGGTGACCGCGAGTTGCGACAGATCCTGCCCGATCTCATGGGCCCGCTTCGGCACGGGGCGATCATCGTCGAGAAATCCAGCCATCATAGCCTCGCCTTGCATCCTCGGAGCGCGGGAGCTTAATCGCAGCACAACGCCAGCACCACAGGCGAGGAGACACCGCATGACCGCCCTGCCCGCGACAATGACCGCCATCGGCTTCGATGCCCCCGGCGGCCCCGATGTGCTGAAACCGCAGCAGCGCCCGGTGCCGCAGCCCGGTCCCGGCCAGGTTCTGGTTCATGTCGCGGTCGCCGGCGTCAATCGGCCCGACGTGTTGCAGCGCATGGGCGGCTATGCCCCGCCACCCGGGGCGTCCGACATTCCCGGGCTGGAGATCGCCGGCCGGATCGTCGCGCTCGGCGAAGGTGTCTCGCGCTACGAGGTCGGCGACCAGGTCTGTGCGCTCGTCGCCGGCGGCGGCTACGCCGAATACGCCGTGGTCCATGAGGACAATGCCCTGCCGATTCCCTCCGGGCTGTCGCTGGAAGAAGCCGGCGCGCTCCCCGAGACCTATTTCACCGTCTGGACCAATGTCTTCCAGCGCGGCGGGCTGAAGAAGGGCGAGAGCTTCATGGTGCATGGCGGCACCTCGGGCATCGGCACCACCGCGATCCAGCTCGCCAAGGCTTTTGGCGCGACCGTGCTGGCGACCGCGGGATCGGACGAAAAATGCGCCGCCTGCCGTGATCTCGGCGCCGACCATGCCATCAACTATCGTACCGAGGATTTCGTCGCAGCGGCGAAGGCCGCGACCGGCGGGCGCGGCGTCAACCTGATCCTCGACATGGTCGGCGGCGACTACATCAACCGCAATTACGATGCTGCCGCCGAGAGCGGCCGGATCGTCCAGATCGCCTTCCTCAACGGGCCGAAGGCCGAGGTCGATTTCCGCCGCCTGATGATGAAGCGGCTGACCCATACCGGCTCGACTTTGCGCCCGCGCACGATTGCCGAGAAAGCCGCGATCGCGCGCGAGCTCGAGGACAAGGTCTGGCCGCTGCTGACGGAAGGGCGCTGCAAGCCGGTGATCCACGCCCGCTTCCCGCTGGCACAGGCAGCACAGGCGCACGCCTTGATGGAAAGCAACGCCCATATCGGCAAGATCGTGCTGACGATCTGAGCGATCGGATTGATTGGACAGCCTTCCCGGCTTTGCCTATAAGGCGGCCTATCCTCCTCATCGTTGATGATTTGGATGACCGGCCGGGGCGGCCGGTCGGCGCCTGAGAGCTATTGCCCGCGACATTCCAGGAGACGGCCCGTGTCACAAACGCCGCTGATGCCGAAAGCCACTGCGGTCTGGCTGGTCGAGAACACCTCGCTGACCTTCGAGCAGATCGCCGAGTTCTGCAAACTGCATCCGCTCGAAGTGCGCGGCATCGCCGATGGCGAAGTCGCCGCCGGCATCAAGGGCCTCGACCCGATCACCTCCGGCCAGCTCACCCGCGAGGAGCTCGAGCGCGCCGCCAAGAACCCGTCGCACCAGCTCAAGCTGGCCGAGCGCAAGGTCAAGGTGCCGGAGATCAAGCGCACCAAGGGCCCGCGCTATACCCCGGTCTCGAAGCGCCAGGACCGCCCGAACGCGATCCTCTGGCTGCTGCGCAACCATCCCGAGCTCAAGGACGCGCAGATCATCCGCCTGATCGGCACGACCAAGACGACGATCGCCCAGATCCGCGACCGCACGCACTGGAATACCCAGCAGCTGCAGCCGATCGACCCGGTCAGCCTCGGCCTTGCCTCGCAGATCGACCTCGACTTCGAAGTGGCCCGCGCCGCCAAGGAGCGGCCGGCCATGGTCCTGCAGAACACCGGCTCGACCCTGCTCCCGGCCGAGGTGACCACCGCGCCTGAGCCGGCCCCGTCCTCGCAGCCCTTCGCCGACATGAGCCGGCCGAAGCGGCAGGACGAGGAGAAGATCGACGTCGATTCGGTCTTCGCCAAGCTGAAGCAGCTCAAGCGCCCGGCCGACGAGGACGACGACGGCGGCTACTGAGCCCGGCCGACCGGACCACGATTGGAGGCGAGTGACGATGACAACCGGCCTCGCCTTCACCTTTCTCGGCAGCGGCGCGCCACCCGTCAGCCTGCGCCGCGCCGGCCCGGCCCATCTCGTCGAGGCGGGTGGGGTCAAGGTTCTGGTCGATTGCGGCTCGGGCGTCAGCCAGCGCCTCGTCGCCGCCGGCCATGCCGGGGCGCAGATCGACGCGCTCATCGTCACCCATGAGCATTCCGACCATCTGGTCGATTTTTACCAGCTGATCGTCTCGTCCTGGCATCAGGGCCGCAATCGGCCCTGGCGCGTGCTCGCGCCGGAGCCGGCGCTCGCCAATATGCGCGGGCAGTACGAGGCTTTCGCTCGCGAGCGCGCTTTGCGCATCGCCTTCGAGAAGCGCCCTGATGCGACCGGCCTGGAAGTCGTGTTCGAGGAGCTGCGGGAAGGCCCGGTCGCCGGGCTCGGCGCCCTCGCTGTCGAAGCCTTCCTCGTCGACCACAAGCCGGTCGAGCCGGCCTTCGGGCTCAGCCTCTCGGCCAATGGCAGCCGTATCGTCTTCTCCGGCGACACCCGCCTGACGCCGTCGCTCGAACAGGCCGCGCAAGGCTGCGATCTCCTGGTCTGCGAGGTCTTCATCGACAGCCAGATGCCGGTCACCGCCGGCGTGCGCTCGGCGCAGACGGTGGCCTCGGTGCAGAGCTATCACATGACCCCGGCGGTTGTGGCCGGCCTCGCCCGGCGCGCCGGCGTCAAGACGCTGGCGCTGACCCATCTCGTCCCGCCGGGGGCCGACACCGCGGCGCTCTTCGCCGAGCTCCGGGCCGGCGGCTATGCCGAGCCGCTGATCGTCGGCGAGGATCTGATGCGGCTGGAGCTGCCGGCGCGGCTGCTGCGCTGGAATGGCGCCGCGATCGGGTTCTGACCGCCCGTGCGGCTCACGCCGCCCGGCGCAATCCGGCGCCGGCCTGCGAACCATCGAACCGGAAGCCCCCCGCCAGCCTCGTAACCGCTTCGGCCGCCTCGGCCATGCCGCGCCCGGCGGCTGCGGTGCGTTCCGCCGCCCGGGCATTGTCCTGCGTGGCGGCATCGATCTCGGCCAACGCCCGCTCGATCGCGCCGACGCCCTGCGACTGTTCAGCGGTCGCCTGGTTGATCTCGCCGAAGGCCTGCGCGACCTCCTCGACCTCGCCGGAGATGGCGGTCAGGCTGGCGCCAGTCTCGCGCACCAGCTTCACGCCCTCGTCGACATGGACCTTGGTCTCGCTGATCAGCGCCCGAACGTCACGCGCCGCATCGGCCGATTGCTGGGCGAGCCGGCGGACCTCGGTCGCGACCACGGCGAAACCGCGTCCGCCCTCGCCCGCCCGCGCCGCCTCGACCGAGGCGTTCAGCGCCAGCAGATTGGTCTGGAAGGCGAGCCCGTCCATGACCTCGACGATGTCGACGATCCGGCGCGCTTGCTGGTCGATCTTGTCGATCGCCTCGACCGCGCGCCCCGCCACCGCGACGCCGGCCCCGGCGTCGTCGGCGGTCGAACGCGCCTTGCGCGCTGCCACCTGGACGATCTCGGAGGTCTGGCGCACCGTCGCCGCGATCTCCTCGACGACGCTGGAGGTGTCCTGCAACGCATTGGCCTGGCTCTGCCCGCGCTGCGATAGATCGAGCGTCGCCGAGAGGATGTCGTCTGCGGCGCTGCGCGTCTGCGCGGCGTTGCTCGCGACCGCTGCCAGCGCTCCGGCGAGCGCCTCGGCCGAGCGGTTGAAATTGCCGGCGACGGCAGCCAGACGGCCTTCGAAACGGATCGACATCCGTGTGCTGAGGTCGCCATCGGCCAGCGCCGAGAGCGCGTGGTCGGTCTCGTCCAGGAAGGATTCGCAAGCCTGCGTCAGTTCGTCGATGCCGCTCACCAGTGCGCTGAACCGGCCGAGATCATCGGTGCGAACGGTCCTGGCCGAGAAATCGCCGCGCTTGGCCGCATCGACGACGCCGGCGACGGCCTCGAGCAAATGCGCTTCGACCGCGGCGCGCTCGGTCTCGCTCGCTTCGCTGTCATGCCGGAGTGCTTCGGCACGCTCCTGATTGGTCAGTGCCGTCGAGGCTGCCTCGTCAGCCTGGCTGAGAGCCGCCGCCAGCCGCTGCGCGATCCAGATCAGCGCACCCGCCTCGGCCAGCAGGATGACGGCGTGGACGATCACACGGGCGAATTCGCTGCCATCGGGGAACACAGCCGCGGGATAGACGAAGTTGAGCACGAGATGGTGCACCGCCACGACCACCGTCGCGGCCAGGATCGAGCGCCAGCAGCACCAGGCCGTCATCACCGCCAGGGCGGCGAAGAAGGCCATGTGCATGTCGATCTGGTAGCGCGTGCCCTCGGCAGCGAAGACCAGCAGTGCCACCTGCCCGTTGATCGCGATGGTCGAGATCAGGCGAGTCGACAGGCCGATCCCGTCCGAGCGCCAGGCCAGGGTGGTCGCCGCGGCGAGCAGCATCGAGACCAGCCCGATCGCGACGAGCGCCGGGTGGCCGGCGAGCCAGCCGACGGCGCAGGTCACCGGCACCAAGAGCCATTGCCCGGTCATCAGCGGCTTGGCGAAGGCGTGGCGGAACGTCTCGAGGCTCTGGCTCATAGGGACCGTCTCGCTGGAATGAGGGGATCGCGCGCCTGGCCGGTGCAGCCGCCGCCCAGGCCGGCGAGGACGAGCGCGGCGCCGGATTGATAGAGGCGCACCGAGAAACCGGGAATATCCGAACGGGCCAGCAGGCCGAAGCGGCCGATCGGTGCCAGGATGACGCCGTTCGCCCGGCTCACCGCTTCGGCGGCCGTGGCGGAACTCGTGGCGAGCACGACGACAACAGCTCCGTCCCGCGGGGCGAGGACGACGCCGATCGGCGCGAGCAGCGCGCCAATCGCCAAGGCCAGCAATCCGATGCGTGGGCGAGGCGCCATCGTTTAAATCCGGCGGGATAAGCGCCTGCGATCCTGAACGATTTTGTTTAAAGCAACGTAAAGTTGTACTTTCGTCGAACTGCTCGGCAGCGCCTTCAGCCGAGTCCCCTGCCCTTCAGCGCGGTCCCGATCTCGCCCAGCACGGCCGGGTCCTCGATCGTCGCCGGCATCGCATACTCCTCGCCATCGGCGATCTTCTTCATCGTCGCGCGCAGGATCTTGCCGGAGCGTGTCTTCGGCAGCCGCGCCACGGTGATTGCCAGCTTGAAGGCGGCGACCGGACCGATCTTGTCGCGCACCAGGCCGACCAGCTCCTTCTCGACCTCGGCCGGCGACTGCGTGACGCCTGCCTTCATCACCACGAAGCCGCAGGGCTGCTCGCCCTTGAGTGCGTCCCTGATGCCGACCACGGCGCATTCGGCCACCGCCGGGTGCGAGGCCAGCACCTCTTCCATGCCGCCGGTCGAAAGCCGGTGGCCGGCGACGTTGATGATGTCGTCGGTGCGCCCCATGATGAAGACATAGCCGTCCGCATCGATGAAGCCGGCATCCGAGGTGTTGTAGAAGCCGGGATAGGTCTCGAGATAGGCGCTGCGGAAGCGCCCATCGTCCTGCCACAACGTCGGCAGCGCGCCGGGCGGCAGCGGCAGCTTGGCGACGATCGCGCCCATCGTCCCGGCCGGCACCGGCCGGCCGCCCTCGTCGAGGCACTGGATGTCGTAGCCGGGCAGCGGCACGCTCGGCGAACCGTGCTTGATCGGCAGCAATCCTAGTCCGACCGGATTGCCGACCATGCAGGCGCCGGTCTCGGTCTGCCACCAATGGTCGACCACCGGCACCTTCAGCACCTCCTCGGCCCATTTCAGCGTATCGGGATCGGCGCGCTCGCCGGCGAGGAAGAGCGTGCGGAACTGCGAGAGATCGTAATCCTTGAGATGGGTCGCCTGCGGATCTTCCTTGCGGATCGCCCGGAAGGCGGTAGGCGCAGTGAACATCGCCACCGCCTTGTGCTCGGCGATCACGCGCCAATAGGCGCCGGGATCAGGCGTGCCGACCGGCTTGCCCTCGTAGAGGACCGAAGTCGCGCCCTGGATCAGCGGCCCGTAGACGATATAGCTGTGCCCGACGACCCAGCCGACATCCGAGGCGGTGAACATCACCTCGCCGGGCCTGACGTCGTAGAGCTGGGTCATGGTCGCGACCAGCATGACCATGTGCCCGCCATTGTCGCGCACCACGCCCTTGGGCCGGCCAGTCGTGCCGGAGGTGTAAAGCACATAGAGCGGATCGGTCGCAGCGACCTCGACGCAGTCAGCTTTGCGCCCGT
This genomic interval from Bosea sp. 29B contains the following:
- a CDS encoding DUF1192 domain-containing protein, yielding MAGFLDDDRPVPKRAHEIGQDLSQLAVTELSERIAVLEAEIERLKEAREKKSASRSAADAFFKKA
- a CDS encoding NAD(P)H-quinone oxidoreductase, with amino-acid sequence MTALPATMTAIGFDAPGGPDVLKPQQRPVPQPGPGQVLVHVAVAGVNRPDVLQRMGGYAPPPGASDIPGLEIAGRIVALGEGVSRYEVGDQVCALVAGGGYAEYAVVHEDNALPIPSGLSLEEAGALPETYFTVWTNVFQRGGLKKGESFMVHGGTSGIGTTAIQLAKAFGATVLATAGSDEKCAACRDLGADHAINYRTEDFVAAAKAATGGRGVNLILDMVGGDYINRNYDAAAESGRIVQIAFLNGPKAEVDFRRLMMKRLTHTGSTLRPRTIAEKAAIARELEDKVWPLLTEGRCKPVIHARFPLAQAAQAHALMESNAHIGKIVLTI
- a CDS encoding cell cycle transcriptional regulator TrcR, which translates into the protein MSQTPLMPKATAVWLVENTSLTFEQIAEFCKLHPLEVRGIADGEVAAGIKGLDPITSGQLTREELERAAKNPSHQLKLAERKVKVPEIKRTKGPRYTPVSKRQDRPNAILWLLRNHPELKDAQIIRLIGTTKTTIAQIRDRTHWNTQQLQPIDPVSLGLASQIDLDFEVARAAKERPAMVLQNTGSTLLPAEVTTAPEPAPSSQPFADMSRPKRQDEEKIDVDSVFAKLKQLKRPADEDDDGGY
- a CDS encoding MBL fold metallo-hydrolase — protein: MTTGLAFTFLGSGAPPVSLRRAGPAHLVEAGGVKVLVDCGSGVSQRLVAAGHAGAQIDALIVTHEHSDHLVDFYQLIVSSWHQGRNRPWRVLAPEPALANMRGQYEAFARERALRIAFEKRPDATGLEVVFEELREGPVAGLGALAVEAFLVDHKPVEPAFGLSLSANGSRIVFSGDTRLTPSLEQAAQGCDLLVCEVFIDSQMPVTAGVRSAQTVASVQSYHMTPAVVAGLARRAGVKTLALTHLVPPGADTAALFAELRAGGYAEPLIVGEDLMRLELPARLLRWNGAAIGF
- a CDS encoding methyl-accepting chemotaxis protein, coding for MSQSLETFRHAFAKPLMTGQWLLVPVTCAVGWLAGHPALVAIGLVSMLLAAATTLAWRSDGIGLSTRLISTIAINGQVALLVFAAEGTRYQIDMHMAFFAALAVMTAWCCWRSILAATVVVAVHHLVLNFVYPAAVFPDGSEFARVIVHAVILLAEAGALIWIAQRLAAALSQADEAASTALTNQERAEALRHDSEASETERAAVEAHLLEAVAGVVDAAKRGDFSARTVRTDDLGRFSALVSGIDELTQACESFLDETDHALSALADGDLSTRMSIRFEGRLAAVAGNFNRSAEALAGALAAVASNAAQTRSAADDILSATLDLSQRGQSQANALQDTSSVVEEIAATVRQTSEIVQVAARKARSTADDAGAGVAVAGRAVEAIDKIDQQARRIVDIVEVMDGLAFQTNLLALNASVEAARAGEGGRGFAVVATEVRRLAQQSADAARDVRALISETKVHVDEGVKLVRETGASLTAISGEVEEVAQAFGEINQATAEQSQGVGAIERALAEIDAATQDNARAAERTAAAGRGMAEAAEAVTRLAGGFRFDGSQAGAGLRRAA
- a CDS encoding propionyl-CoA synthetase; translation: MTASHASRYAEIYAAWQRDPEAYWAEIAGGIEWIKPPQKIFNASAGIYGRWFPDASCNTCFNALDRHVRDGRAEQTALIYDSPVTGTKQRFTYAQMLDEVSTLAAVLQDQGVGKGDRVILYMPMIPEAAIAMLACARIGAVHSVVFGGFAAKELATRIDDATPKLIMTATCGIEPTRVVEYKPLLDAAIDLATHKPDACIVLQRPQVDASMHVSRDKNWRTLVAAARANGRKADCVEVAATDPLYVLYTSGTTGRPKGVVRDNGGHMVMLVATMTQLYDVRPGEVMFTASDVGWVVGHSYIVYGPLIQGATSVLYEGKPVGTPDPGAYWRVIAEHKAVAMFTAPTAFRAIRKEDPQATHLKDYDLSQFRTLFLAGERADPDTLKWAEEVLKVPVVDHWWQTETGACMVGNPVGLGLLPIKHGSPSVPLPGYDIQCLDEGGRPVPAGTMGAIVAKLPLPPGALPTLWQDDGRFRSAYLETYPGFYNTSDAGFIDADGYVFIMGRTDDIINVAGHRLSTGGMEEVLASHPAVAECAVVGIRDALKGEQPCGFVVMKAGVTQSPAEVEKELVGLVRDKIGPVAAFKLAITVARLPKTRSGKILRATMKKIADGEEYAMPATIEDPAVLGEIGTALKGRGLG